CAGGCTCTTGAAGAGACTGTTAAACCATATAAGCCCTTTACAGTAAAGATTAAAGGGATTGGACAGTTTCCTGAAAAGAAAATGCCAAGGGTAATATGGGCAGGCGTTGAGCATTCAGAAACGCTCCTTTTGCTCCAAAGGGAGACAGAAAAATCCCTATTAAAACTAGGTTTCAAAAAGGAGGAAAGGGAATTCACAGGACATATCACCATTGCCAGACTCAAGAATCACCATGATATTAAAAAACTCCTTAACAAACTTCCTGACTTTAAAGATAAGGATTTCGGTATTCAGGAGGTCAATGAGATAGTACTCATGAAAAGTGAGCTAAGACCAGAGGGTGCGAGATATGAGATAATAGCAAGGTTTGCAATAGGAAACTAGCCTTTCTCTTTATAACTTACTATATAAATTACTATTTTCAAATGCATGGATATTAGACCACCTAACCAGTATGTATTACCTGCTCCTCTATGCTAAAATAAAAAGACTAAAAATCAGGAGGAATAGATGACAAAAGAAAAACTCAAATCCCTTGAAACAGCAATATCTCAGATAGAAAAGGCCTTTGGTAAAGGCGTTATAATGAGGCTTGGCTCTGAAGAGGCAATAGAGCCATTACCTGTAATCTCCACGGGCTCTTTAAGCCTTGACATTGCAACAGGTGTTGGCGGATATCCCCGTGGAAGGGTCATAGAGATCTTCGGACCTGAGTCATCTGGTAAAACTACCCTTGCCCTTAGTGCCATTGCAGAGGCTCAGAAGGCTGGTGGAATAGCTGCCTTTATAGATGCAGAACATGCCCTTGATATAAATTATGCTAAAAAACTCGGTGTAAAGATAGAAGACCTCCTTGTATCCCAGCCAGACACAGGTGAACAGGCCCTTGAGATTGCAGAAGCTCTTGTAAGGAGCAATGCAGTTGATATCATAGTAATAGACTCTGTGGCAGCCCTTGTGCCAAAGGCAGAGATAGAGGGTGAGATGGGTGACAGTCTTCCGGGTCTTCAGGCACGACTTATGAGTCAGGCATTAAGAAAACTCACCTCAGCGATATCAAAATCCCAGACCACTGTTATATTCATCAATCAGATAAGAATGAAGATTGGTGTAATGTTTGGAAATCCTGAGACAACTACAGGTGGCACAGCCTTGAAGTTCTATGCAACAATGAGACTTGATATAAGAAGGGTGGAAAATCTCAAGGAGTCTGCTGATACTGTTGGTGGAAGGGTAAGGGTTAAGATTGTAAAAAACAAAGTAGCTCCACCATTTAAACAGGCTGAATTTGATATATATTTTGATGAAGGCATATCCCGTGAAGGCGAGATACTTGACCTGGGGGTTGAAAAAGGGATAATAGAAAAGGCAGGCTCATGGTTCAGCTATAACGGTCAGAGGATCGGTCAGGGAAGGGAAAGTGCAAGAGAATACCTCAAAAACAATCCAAAGGTCAGAGACGAAATAGAGAAAAAGATAAAAGAAGCTGCCGGAATACTTAAGTCAGAAGTCAGGGCAACATAACGGGTTATTTGTAATTCGTGATGGGTTATTAGCCTGTCACTTATTACTGCTGAAAAGGAGTCATCATGGATATTAATGAACTGTTGAAAAGGGCCCATGCAATGGGTGCATCTGATCTTCATATAAAGGTTGGCTCACCACCAATTGTAAGATTACATGGTGAGCTCAGGCCCATGGATGGTATTGAAAGGATTAATCTTGAAGAAGCATTGAAGATAGCCTTTTCTGTAATGAGTCCTTCGCAGAGAGAGACATTCAAAAATGA
This genomic stretch from Thermodesulfovibrionales bacterium harbors:
- the thpR gene encoding RNA 2',3'-cyclic phosphodiesterase, whose product is MIRSFIAIELNEDIKKELGLLIEDLKPLAQDLKWVRPENLHITLKFLGGVEEKKIEKIKQALEETVKPYKPFTVKIKGIGQFPEKKMPRVIWAGVEHSETLLLLQRETEKSLLKLGFKKEEREFTGHITIARLKNHHDIKKLLNKLPDFKDKDFGIQEVNEIVLMKSELRPEGARYEIIARFAIGN
- the recA gene encoding recombinase RecA, which codes for MTKEKLKSLETAISQIEKAFGKGVIMRLGSEEAIEPLPVISTGSLSLDIATGVGGYPRGRVIEIFGPESSGKTTLALSAIAEAQKAGGIAAFIDAEHALDINYAKKLGVKIEDLLVSQPDTGEQALEIAEALVRSNAVDIIVIDSVAALVPKAEIEGEMGDSLPGLQARLMSQALRKLTSAISKSQTTVIFINQIRMKIGVMFGNPETTTGGTALKFYATMRLDIRRVENLKESADTVGGRVRVKIVKNKVAPPFKQAEFDIYFDEGISREGEILDLGVEKGIIEKAGSWFSYNGQRIGQGRESAREYLKNNPKVRDEIEKKIKEAAGILKSEVRAT